The window TCTGAATCTGGAAATACGGTATATTGATCCCTCTCTTAATGCTCATCTGCAACAATTTTCTGTTCAAACTCCTGACAGCATTTGTGGTAAATATTAATTATAGAGAAATAGACATACCATCTGATTTCTCGATATAGAGCTCTGCCCCCTTGGAGAGAATTGATATGCACTTCTCATAGTTAAAGTTGTAGTCGTTGCTATCAATTGGGAGAACTGGTGTGCTTCCATTTATAATATTCTTGAAGCCAGCTCTTGCTTTGAGTGTTTCTGCTCCTCTGAGTGCTGAGACAGTAGCGGTGCAAGTAGAAAAAGGCGAGTTTTAGTTGCATTTTTTTTATGTTTAGATATTGGTACGTTAGGTTTTGTAACAGCTTAGTTGGTATGCACATTATATTTATGCACACTATGTATTTTAAGAGGTGGAGAGAAGCCATTACAGGTCGTAGCTGCAGCTGTAAGGGTCAGAATGTCGCTAGCATTTGTGCCACTCATAGCTGAGCCAATGACACCGGTAAGTTGGTCCCTCTTTGCACCCATAGCTTCTGCCACTTTTGCACATTGTGCTGCAACCAATGCAGCTGCGGACGCCACAGCCGACTCCTTGGTACCTCCTGATTCATCACGGTTCATGTTTTCAGCAGCGATGGCGGCTAAGGCAGCTGCAACACCTGCCACTGATATCGCTGCATGTACTTCAGCCTTCTGTAGtctcttctcttctttccttCTCTGCTTAATTTCTTTGATCCATTTCTTGATTGACACATTCTTTAATGGCCCTATTTTCCATGGCATCTGCATGAAACAAGCTCTCCTCACTTAGTTTATTTTCACCATCACTACTAAAAATAGGAATTAGCGACGGACAAATTCTATAGCTTAGCGACGGATTATCGACaatttatcaagaaattctgtTAGCTACGAGCGATTTAGCGACAGATTAGTGACGGAGTATTTTGCTAATTCCGGCTTTTTTGCAGTGCATGTTGCTTAAATCCAAAAGCTTTTGATAATTGAATGTTTCTGCACTTACCCATTTTTTCTGGAAATAGCTGTTGTAATTCAACTCTGGATGCATTGCTTGCTGCATCCATATCCACGACTAACGAACAAATGAAAGCATGTCATGAGCCTTCTCGAAAGAATCTGAGGTGATAATGCACATATTTTGTATTCTATTTCTTACCTTGACATCGTTGGATTTCCATGGCGGTATTGACTTATCTGTATCATCCATCTTCATACTCTTCTCCATCTTCTGTGATCACCAGCATGATATATTAATGCTAACTATGAACCTCAATGTTTTGTAGTAATTGTGTCATGTTAAACATGATTTGCGAGTTGTTAACTtagattacactgggtttgttgttattgttgttgttgttgttgttgttgttgttgttgttgtcgagTTATTAACTTACCGGAAGAGGAGGTTTGTTGTCAATGATTGAATTCTTGATCGAGCTTTCGTGGAGAATGAGAGCTTGATCTTGCATCTCTGGCTGGAAAGCTTGAACTGCAAAGCTGCACCAAGCGCGCGAAAGGAAGTCCATTGTCTCAGGATGTGCTTGTGAAATTGTTGGATTTGAATCAAGATCCATCTTTTTAAGATTGAAAGTTGTTCTAAAGTTGTAAGGTGAGTTTGATAGAATGCTAAATTCAGTTAGAGATATAAATAGGCAGATATTGAAAGCTAAAAAGTGTCAAAATCACATCTTATTCTGAGCTATTTTGTTGGTTATCATCATAGGGTCCATATAACATCTATAAAGTGTCAATTCATAGCTTTATTATGAATACAAAGCCAGCCTTCATGAATCATTAGCTTTGCTTGCTTACCCCCTTTAACAACAATCCACCCTCTTCTTTAAtataacatttttttttaaaaagtttattttgGTATCTAATTCCTAAAATGCATGTGTGAATATGAAAAAAGGGCCGCCCAGTGCACTAAGCTCTTGTTATGTGCGGGTTCCggagaagggccggaccacaaaggCTGTTCTTGGAAAAAAGCTATGTACTTTTCTATTTTGATAATGATGGTGTTCGGGATAGTTTGCCGTATCTCAACTATTCCACTATGCACCTGATGTCTCCCACCAACACAGGTTACCAAATAATTCTTTCTACCAAAGCTTAAGCAATCTTTTCATATATGTAGTATCATCATTACTCTCGTATTTTCTTATACACAGATCTCTATTACTACCGGTTGTCTTATTATCATGCTGTTACTGTTTTGTTACTACATTTTACATGGCTTCTCCATTGATGTATTTCTTTTCATTATGTTGTGACTATGCTTTTTCTGAGTCGAGGGTTTCTCGGAAACAACCtatctaccttcacaaggtaacATAAgatctgcgtatacactaccctccctagacctcacttgtgagattacactcGAATTTTTGTTATTATACCAAAGCTTAGGCAGAACGAAAGAAACTATATAGCATTTTTTGTCCCATAGTTTTTCACCCGTTTAATTGACCGTTAGACCACACTCCTGGATGCGCCCGACTTCTTTGTGTCCTCTCAGTAAAGGCCTCCCAAGTATTTGAAGAAATGCTAAAGAATTGCCTCGATGAGATGTAACAGATAGAAAGATTATAAAAAGCTAACCCCTCTTAATATTTAATTGATATAATCATATTTATAGAATAAAAGGGACCCAAAAGGTGTTTTCCAAATCAATAGATGTtcttttgaaaatgccctaaatTTTCCATTGAGGATCAACACATGCTAACCACTATAGAAGCATGAAAGCTTGTTAGGATAATGAATGTACAAAAGATAAACATTAGGCCCCTTATGTTTTTATTACTTTAAATTTGTACCATAAGTTCAAGCTAAGATCAATAACTTTCAAGATGGCAAAATACCTAGCAGGATCACAAGAAAGAGCTGTCTTAGGGCCACTTTTATTACCTACTGCAAAAAATCTGGAAAATACATTTGCATTTTTCTATTCTGGAATTACATTATTGGAATGTTGTGTTAATGCAATTATATGTTAAGGAATGTTTTTTTGGTTTAAATTCTAGGAGTGTACAGGACCGGGGTAgttcagtttttatcaaaaccaaacgaAATCAGCTATATCAATTTGGATTAGTTCAGTTTTGTtggtttttttgatttttttgatttttttgttacatgaatattattttaatcttactttgttaaattttttataagtaaatatatattttgtaaacattaaaataattgacaaacatatgatctgttaacatattcttatgggagaattttcttagtgaTAGTTATTTTTTGAGTCGTCTAATTCGTTGGtgtacactttcaaggttaactacatttaataaattaaacataaaaattaatatgataccTATATAATTATATGtttgatttaattttaaattattgaaataccacttcaaattcgaaaaagatataaaaatttaatagatcttgacatatgaatatggaagaacaaagagattgacgcatttcactaacacttgataagaaagtgatcatacaatccattatttaaagttaataaaaatatagCACTTTATATTTAACAAATATTACATCTAAGAGAATAGCaaatatttctaaatattttttaaagaaaattctatgaaaagtcttaaaagtatatataaaaattatatatctaTATGTCGGTATAGTACGAATTTTTTCACTCAATACCAAACCTAATCAGATTTTTTAATCAGTTTGATTTGACTTTTCAGTTTGGTGTGGTTTTCTGGTTCGATTTGTACACCCCTAGGTTTAACCATTCGGTATAAGTGGTGTATGGAGCATGTCAGCTAGGAGTTTAACCGaacctaacaattcacaatatatatatatatatatatatatatatatatatatatatatatatatatatatatataaaagtataaatgtgaaaaattatgaaaacttaaaaatatattaGATTTTGAACTCATAATTTCAGAAGTATAATGATTTCAGTAGTATTAACCTAAAGGTAGAAACCAACAAGTTAGAATTCTAAGTCTGCCTTTTTATTACAAAAACACATACCCAGCATAATTCTATAAATGGGGTCTGAGGAGGATAATGTGTATGTACACCTTATCTTTACCGTAGAAagatagagagattgtttccgatagaccctcggctcataaATAGTGAAAACGAAGTAATAAACagacaatagcaacaacaaaataatgaaaaacaaACGGCCCAATGTGCATCAACAATGATCTAggatattcaattaaacattATTTTGTCGAAAacttatattatgtatatattaaatttaaCTCTATACGAATATTCCCGAACATCTTTAACGAAATTCCTAACTTCCACCATTGCTTTATCTATAGCTAGTAATTTCTTTACAAGATCGTAGCCACATTTTAATCTTTTCATATTGCTCCATCCTTTTTTTTTCAGATTGAAACAAGTTTATTTTCTATTAATCCCTCAAATGAAAGAAGTAGTAGCCGCCCACCTCGTGTGTAGGATTAGTGAGAGCTACTATTAATCATGTTCTAAAACATTATAACCAAGGGTGCGTAGGACCAACTTTGGCTTAAAAATTGTACATTATATGTGTATTGTTTGGGCAACCTTTATGTTATTACAATAGATTATTCAAGAAGAAGACTTTTAAAGAACACGATTAGCTTTTTAGATCATAAAGAAGATTTATACATTCCTTTTAAaattgtaatggggttacactaTGCCTTTTTCAAAATAATggatttaagttttttttttatcctGTAAAGGTCAATCCGATGTACAAAGTATCCCACGTTGATGCAGGTTCGATGAAGGGTTACACCATATTCAGGGGCAGAGCCACAGTGTTGGTTGCGGGTTCGGCAGAACCCAATAGTTTTTGTTCAAATCTTgtatttgtattttaaaattttaatataatgaatatttataaattattaatttggaacccaataacttaaaataattataatCTCGAACCCATAAGGTCCAAATCTTAGCTCCGCCTCTGACCACATTGGGGTGTAATTTAGGGCAGTGCAGCTAAGGGCAGAGCTAGCATAGCACttacgggttcggccgaacccagtaactttgGTCCAAAACCTGTATTTATGttaaaaaatttattgaatatgtataaattgttAATTTCGAACCCAGTAACATAAACGAACTAGAATCCCGAAACCACAAGCttcaaattctggctccgcctctgAGTGCAACCTACCCTGACGCAAACATCAACGGTTGATTTCACGGTTCGAACCACTAACATATAGATCATACCGAAATAACTTTATCGTTGCTCTAGGTTTCCTTTTATCGTGTGATATTTAGAATTGCTTAAAGAATATTTGGGATTTGTTGGGTTTAAAGTGTGATGATTAGAGCTCATGTGACAGAAAGAGTATACATTAGCTATCTAATGCTAATATATGTGATTAAGAGGTCCACATAGTGAACAAATAAATCATGTTTGTAGCCATGCATGAATGTTCCCTCTTATCGACAATCTTTTTGTCTTCCATTACTAATGTACATAAATAAGCAAGAAATTTTGATGATTAATTAAGATTAAGAGAAGAAATCTTTTTCTTTAAGAATTATTACTTTCAAGTACGATTAGCACAAAGTCACAAAGCAAGGATTAAATCTAAGCAAAGATTAAGATTTAAGATATCTCTATATATGAAGAAGCTTCTATAAATTTCTTCAATGATTACTTCTAGTTATTatttcaatatatttttttaaaaggaaaattgtAAAGATGGAGTAGTTATAAAGTAAAAAATCCTAAATAGTATTAATGGAATGAACTTTTAATCATAGAATTCAAGATTAGGATGCACGTAAAGCCTTAATTAGCAAAACCCCATTAGGTCAAATATACACATTAATAAATGAATTTCATGTCTACAATgagtttaaatttaatatttagaTAATTCAtcaattttaatatataatagaACGTCTAACAACATATTAACAGTTATATGTCTTGATAACCTAAGTTGGGTATCAAACCGGAACTATATTTTGAGAACTAAATTGTGAGCTGCGACAAAGATCAAGCTTGAAGAATGACATTAACCGCGCAGTAATTGAATCGGTTAAGATCAAATCTGTTTGTTGAAGTGCTTTTTTGATTAGTCAAGACATCTGTATAGGGTAAATTATATTATACTAAGTGGATGCTTAAGAGAGTTACACGTGGAACTTAAGGCGGAGGATAGTTAAAACCGAAGGCAATTGTTACGTTTGTCACAGGAAGAATGATACTTGTAAAGATGCAATAAATACCCTTcgccggtagcatttaatgaagaatattccacaGTATTTAGTGTGCTGCTCGTTACAGAGAATTTGTCATTTATGCTCACCGTTACACCTTCTTCAATGACCCTCAtgattgacattaaagaagggcatgatcctaggaccttgttccctatgtgtaactataaatagtgagctctgttaTCATTATAAGGGACACGACTTTTCTGGCAAACTTAAATTATAATCAAttcaaagctttatacaattttatct is drawn from Nicotiana tabacum cultivar K326 chromosome 9, ASM71507v2, whole genome shotgun sequence and contains these coding sequences:
- the LOC107802267 gene encoding VAN3-binding protein-like isoform X1, producing MDLDSNPTISQAHPETMDFLSRAWCSFAVQAFQPEMQDQALILHESSIKNSIIDNKPPLPKMEKSMKMDDTDKSIPPWKSNDVKSWIWMQQAMHPELNYNSYFQKKWMPWKIGPLKNVSIKKWIKEIKQRRKEEKRLQKAEVHAAISVAGVAAALAAIAAENMNRDESGGTKESAVASAAALVAAQCAKVAEAMGAKRDQLTGVIGSAMSGTNASDILTLTAAATTSLRGAETLKARAGFKNIINGSTPVLPIDSNDYNFNYEKCISILSKGAELYIEKSDGRSKLRSVSIILNGEAKVILRTTKATMLKAFSRQKESVVLDLHVELYKDSNGAETDSCYLIVLTTNRGIIKLDMMDDHQRYRMWSMAINQMLTLSTSFPKYELQFYKS
- the LOC107802267 gene encoding VAN3-binding protein-like isoform X2, whose translation is MDLDSNPTISQAHPETMDFLSRAWCSFAVQAFQPEMQDQALILHESSIKNSIIDNKPPLPMEKSMKMDDTDKSIPPWKSNDVKSWIWMQQAMHPELNYNSYFQKKWMPWKIGPLKNVSIKKWIKEIKQRRKEEKRLQKAEVHAAISVAGVAAALAAIAAENMNRDESGGTKESAVASAAALVAAQCAKVAEAMGAKRDQLTGVIGSAMSGTNASDILTLTAAATTSLRGAETLKARAGFKNIINGSTPVLPIDSNDYNFNYEKCISILSKGAELYIEKSDGRSKLRSVSIILNGEAKVILRTTKATMLKAFSRQKESVVLDLHVELYKDSNGAETDSCYLIVLTTNRGIIKLDMMDDHQRYRMWSMAINQMLTLSTSFPKYELQFYKS